GGTGCTCGTTCACCTGGTGCCGGTCGTACCCGCGCAGCGCGATGGTGAAGCCCGGATCGGTGTTCGAAGAGTCGAAGAACGAGAGGTTGTTCTCGGTGGGGGTCGGCTGCATGCCGCCCACTATCGCAGACCCAGATGGCCGCATCTAGCGAACCCTCTCTCACATTCGCCACGAAAATCCCAAGCGACACACCGTACGGCTGTTCGTCTGATGCCCGACTCAGCCGTGGGGCCCGCAGCCCCACGGCCGTCAGACCTAACGCGACCGGAAACGGTTGATCGCGTCGAGGTGTCGGTGCCGCTTCTCCTGGTCCCGGACCCCGAGCCCCTCCTCGGGAGCGAGGCACAGCACGCCGACCTTTCCCTGGTGGAGGTTCTGGTGGACGTCGAACGCGGCCTGGCCGGTCTGCTCGAGCGGGTAGACCTTCGAGAGCGTCGGATGAATCTTTCCGGTGGCAATCAGATCGTTGGCCAGATAGGCCTCGCGGTAGTTGGCGAAATGCGACCCGATGATCCGCTTCAGGTTCATCCAGAGGTAACGGTTGTCGAACTGGTGCAGATATCCGGACGTCGACGCGCACGTGACGACCGTTCCACCTTTTCGTGCAACGAAGACGCTCGCACCGAACGTCTCGCGGCCCGGGTGCTCGAACACGATGTCGGGGTCTTTGCCGCCGGTGAGTTCGCGAATCTTCGCGCCGAACCGTCGCCACTCGCGCGGGTCCTGGTTGTGCTCGTCCTTCCAGAACGAGTAGCCCTCCGCGTTCCGGTCGATCACCAGCTCGGCGCCCATCGACCGGACGATGTCGGCCTTGTCGGCCGACGAGACCACGCAGACCGGCGTGGCGCCCGAGGCCAGCACCATCTGGGTGGCGTACGACCCCAGGCCGCCCGAGGCGCCCCAGATCAACACGGTGTCGCCGAGCTTCATCGCCGCACCGTTCTTACTGACCAGCTGCCGGTAGGCGGTGGAGTTCACCAGCCCGGGGCTGGCCGCCTCCTCCCAGGAGAGATGGTCGGGCTTGGGCATCAGCTGGTTGGCCTTCACCAGCGCCAGGTCGGCCAGGCCGCCGAAGTTCGTCTCGAAGCCCCAGATCCGCTGCTCGGGGTCGAGCATCGTGTCGTCGTGCCCCTCGTAGGACTCCAGCTCCACCGAGAGGCAGTGCGCGACGACCTCGTCGCCGGGCTTCCACAGGTTGACGCCGGGCCCGGTGCGCAGGACGACGCCGGCCAGGTCCGAGCCGACGACGTGGTACGGCAGATCGTGACGCTTGGTCAGCGGCGAGAGCCGGCCGTACCGCTCCAGGAACCCGAACGTCGAGAGCGGCTCGAAGATCGACGTCCACACCGTGTTGTAGTTGACCGCGGACGCCATCACCGCGACCAGCGCCTCGCCCGGGCCCAGCTCCGGCGTCGCCACGTCCTGGACGTGCAGCGACTCGCGCGGGTCCTTCTCGCGGGTCGTCCGGCCCGCGAACATGTCCACTTCGTCCTTCCGGACGACGACGCCCCGGTAGGACTCGGGGACCTCCAGGCCGGCTACGGCGTCGAGTTCGTCGGACAGGATCGCTTCCAGGATCTGCTTCACGGTCGGCGCCTCCAGAGATATGGGGGGTCGGAGGCGCCGAATGTTACTTACCAGTAGCGATTCAGAAGTCCGAGCTGTGATCCAGTCCACCAGGCTCGACGAGCTCGACGAGGACGCCGCCGGCGTCCTTGGGGTGGACGAAATTGATCCGCGAGCCGGCGGTGCCCCGCCGCGGAGCGTCATAAAGAAGGCGTAGACCTTTCGCGCGGAGCTCAGCGCTGGTCTCGTCGACGTCGTCGACCGTGTAGGCCATCTGCTGGATGCCCGGGCCCGACCGGTCGAGGAACTTGCCGATCGCGGAATCCGGACGCAGGGGGGCGAGCAACTGCAGGCGGGCGGTTCCGGGATCGCCGTCGGCCGGGACCAGCATGGCCTCGCGGACGCCCTGCTCCTCGTTGACTTCCTCGTGCTCGGCAACGAGGCCGAACGTCTTCTCGTAGAACGCGAGCGCCTCGTCCAGGTCCGGAACCGCGATACCGACGTGATCGATCCGGCGAATGGCCATCGGTGGCCTCCTCTCAGCGTGACCGCGAAGGTACGCACGCGACCTGCGAAAAGCTGTGGCCTCTCTCACGACCAGTTTGAAGCTACCCATCGGTATGGTGACGTGACATCCCCGAAATCTTCACAATCCGGAGGGCGTCCCATGACTTCCGTAATCGTCGCCGGTGCACGCACCCCGATGGGCCGGCTGCAGGGCTCGCTCAAGGACTTCTCCGCGGCCGACCTCGGCGCGGTCGCGATCAAGGCCGCGCTCGAGCGGGCCGGCGTGTCGCCCGAGCAGGTGCAGTACGTGCTGATGGGTCAGGTCCTGCAGGCCGGGGCCGGGCAGAACCCGGCCCGGCCGGCCGCGGTGAAGGCCGGCATCCCGATGTCGGTGCCGTCGGTGACCATCAACAAGGTGTGTCTCTCCGGCCTCGACACGATCGCGCTGGCCGACCAGCTGATCCGGGCGGGCGAGTTCGACATCGTCGTGGCCGGCGGCATGGAGTCGATGACCAACGCGCCGCACCTGCTGCCGAAGTCGCGCGCGGGATACAAGTACGGCTCGATCGAGGTGCTCGACTCGATGGCCCACGACGGGCTAACCGACTCGTTCGACCACATCGCGATGGGGGCGTCGACCGAGGCGTTCGTCGGCAAGAGCGGGCTGAGCCGGGACGACCAGGACGCGTTCAGCGCGCGGTCGCACCAGCGGGCCGCCGCGGCGGCGAAGAACGGGCTGTTCGACGGCGAGATCGCGGCGGTCGAGATCCCGCAGCGCAAGGGTGACCCGATCGTGTTCTCGGCCGACGAGGGCATCCGGCCCGACACGACCGTCGAGACGCTGGCGAAGCTGCGTCCGGCGTTCGACAAGGCGGGCACGATCACCGCCGGGTCGTCGTCGCAGATCTCCGACGGAGCCGCGGCCGTCGTCGTCATGAGCA
This sequence is a window from Cryptosporangium phraense. Protein-coding genes within it:
- the ccrA gene encoding crotonyl-CoA carboxylase/reductase, with product MKQILEAILSDELDAVAGLEVPESYRGVVVRKDEVDMFAGRTTREKDPRESLHVQDVATPELGPGEALVAVMASAVNYNTVWTSIFEPLSTFGFLERYGRLSPLTKRHDLPYHVVGSDLAGVVLRTGPGVNLWKPGDEVVAHCLSVELESYEGHDDTMLDPEQRIWGFETNFGGLADLALVKANQLMPKPDHLSWEEAASPGLVNSTAYRQLVSKNGAAMKLGDTVLIWGASGGLGSYATQMVLASGATPVCVVSSADKADIVRSMGAELVIDRNAEGYSFWKDEHNQDPREWRRFGAKIRELTGGKDPDIVFEHPGRETFGASVFVARKGGTVVTCASTSGYLHQFDNRYLWMNLKRIIGSHFANYREAYLANDLIATGKIHPTLSKVYPLEQTGQAAFDVHQNLHQGKVGVLCLAPEEGLGVRDQEKRHRHLDAINRFRSR
- the mce gene encoding methylmalonyl-CoA epimerase, which encodes MAIRRIDHVGIAVPDLDEALAFYEKTFGLVAEHEEVNEEQGVREAMLVPADGDPGTARLQLLAPLRPDSAIGKFLDRSGPGIQQMAYTVDDVDETSAELRAKGLRLLYDAPRRGTAGSRINFVHPKDAGGVLVELVEPGGLDHSSDF
- a CDS encoding acetyl-CoA C-acetyltransferase; protein product: MTSVIVAGARTPMGRLQGSLKDFSAADLGAVAIKAALERAGVSPEQVQYVLMGQVLQAGAGQNPARPAAVKAGIPMSVPSVTINKVCLSGLDTIALADQLIRAGEFDIVVAGGMESMTNAPHLLPKSRAGYKYGSIEVLDSMAHDGLTDSFDHIAMGASTEAFVGKSGLSRDDQDAFSARSHQRAAAAAKNGLFDGEIAAVEIPQRKGDPIVFSADEGIRPDTTVETLAKLRPAFDKAGTITAGSSSQISDGAAAVVVMSKAKAQELGLTWIAEIGAHGNVAGPDNSLLPQPANAIQHALGKEGLTVADLDLIEINEAFAAVGVHSARALGLSEDEIDAKVNVNGGAIALGHPIGMSGARIVLHLALELGRRGGGVGAAALCGGGGQGDALIVKVAGA